One segment of Sulfobacillus thermosulfidooxidans DSM 9293 DNA contains the following:
- a CDS encoding MinD/ParA family ATP-binding protein, with protein sequence MWTVIVAVDPNANTSLLEWVRDQGRDAVQEVLEVAHASQIPNVLTLRSDQPIALWLSTICPDLPQWAQVIMTLIQHRTAPTRIVLLAEGTPDGVAGSLGSLAATPLATAATVFEGQTQPDTGELIYDYAAIGDALWGSAAPVVPPASGPSVEVTRAMPGSASAPASAPDIPDHAASAPSPSSRPVKRRWWGRAKTPPSAPGAEALDAYEPRVVRAVLPASRLIVVVGGKGGVGKTTVAASLLRQAAQRYGSAMGIDFDYLKPNLALHFWPIDARMPNIDELFDSIEIARTAIRERGIDEDTERRMVGEWIERLRPPEPGVFVIPGPTRRLRVSLPPERTPGYVLDWALAQSDPVVVVDTDPALDEAAETALTRAGQDGVIVLVTTPEYDALAEADRVRQQMVQGLGIPDERIVLLVNHRGSPHDAVSLKDIRTVHLPNLELVGNLPWVPKAANAALMHQRAIPWPRKVRWDHILVALTGRQPDRHARKRRESRVVGRQ encoded by the coding sequence ATGTGGACAGTCATTGTGGCAGTCGATCCCAATGCCAATACGAGTTTATTGGAATGGGTGCGGGATCAAGGGCGCGATGCCGTGCAAGAAGTGCTCGAAGTGGCGCACGCCTCCCAGATTCCGAATGTGCTCACGCTGCGGTCGGATCAACCGATTGCGTTGTGGCTCTCGACCATTTGTCCGGATTTACCGCAATGGGCCCAGGTGATTATGACGCTCATTCAGCATCGCACGGCGCCCACGCGCATTGTGCTTCTCGCGGAGGGGACGCCGGATGGCGTGGCGGGGTCCTTAGGCAGTTTGGCGGCGACGCCGTTGGCGACGGCGGCGACGGTGTTTGAGGGGCAGACGCAACCGGACACAGGGGAATTGATCTATGACTATGCGGCCATTGGGGATGCCTTGTGGGGATCCGCCGCGCCGGTTGTGCCCCCGGCGTCAGGACCATCGGTCGAGGTGACTCGGGCGATGCCGGGCTCAGCTTCGGCGCCTGCATCCGCCCCAGACATTCCGGATCACGCCGCCTCGGCCCCGTCTCCGTCGTCTCGTCCGGTCAAACGGCGCTGGTGGGGGCGGGCGAAGACTCCGCCGTCTGCTCCGGGCGCGGAGGCTCTGGATGCCTACGAACCCCGTGTGGTGCGGGCGGTGCTTCCGGCCAGTCGGCTGATTGTGGTGGTAGGGGGCAAAGGGGGCGTCGGCAAAACCACGGTGGCGGCGTCGTTATTACGACAAGCCGCGCAGCGGTACGGCAGTGCGATGGGCATTGATTTTGACTATCTCAAGCCCAATCTCGCCCTCCATTTTTGGCCCATCGATGCCCGGATGCCGAATATTGATGAACTCTTTGACAGTATCGAGATTGCCCGCACCGCGATTCGGGAACGGGGCATTGACGAGGATACCGAACGCCGGATGGTGGGGGAGTGGATCGAACGCTTGCGCCCCCCCGAACCCGGGGTGTTTGTGATTCCGGGGCCGACCCGGCGGTTGCGGGTGTCCTTGCCCCCCGAACGGACCCCGGGTTACGTACTGGATTGGGCCCTGGCGCAATCGGATCCCGTCGTCGTCGTGGATACCGATCCTGCGCTCGATGAAGCAGCCGAAACGGCCCTGACGCGGGCGGGACAAGATGGAGTCATTGTGCTGGTGACGACGCCGGAGTACGATGCCCTGGCCGAAGCCGACCGGGTGCGGCAACAGATGGTGCAAGGGTTGGGGATTCCGGATGAGCGCATTGTGTTGCTGGTGAATCACCGGGGATCCCCACACGACGCCGTATCTCTGAAAGACATTCGCACCGTGCATTTGCCGAACTTAGAACTCGTCGGCAATCTTCCGTGGGTGCCGAAAGCGGCGAATGCCGCGTTGATGCATCAGCGTGCGATTCCATGGCCGCGCAAAGTGCGGTGGGATCACATCTTGGTGGCGTTGACGGGACGGCAACCGGATCGGCATGCGCGCAAACGCCGCGAGAGCCGGGTGGTGGGGCGTCAGTAA
- a CDS encoding ParM/StbA family protein: MGIVAIDVGHGFCKGLGPRGGRWKGPSWIVPAVGENAGQDMIAVASARPVIVTWGSDSQAYWWGTDAPRQARTVLGHEKGMSTGTRDLTLLALASTVAADGLRGDAEPWTLAVGVPLGWYQAERQALQQQLHGTGSVNGIPLTISRVVVYPQGMAAALSLMTPASEPGLYGIVDVGYGTTEYVVVEWSRQGLRVTADPAGTWDIGTRNLALHVAAQVRAETGVALWPEDVDHQTQIVIRGRDVDLARYQARALRAWQATMRDYLDAAWSAVLPRMRRCWVIGGGATALRDVVVAGMPLTVAADPQWANVLGYYAAIQAEGA; the protein is encoded by the coding sequence GTGGGCATTGTGGCCATCGATGTCGGACATGGATTTTGTAAAGGATTAGGTCCGCGGGGCGGACGATGGAAAGGGCCCAGTTGGATTGTGCCCGCGGTGGGCGAGAATGCCGGGCAGGACATGATCGCGGTGGCGAGTGCCCGCCCGGTGATCGTGACGTGGGGATCGGATAGCCAAGCCTACTGGTGGGGGACGGATGCCCCGCGTCAAGCCCGGACAGTATTGGGTCACGAGAAAGGGATGAGCACGGGCACGCGGGATCTGACGCTCCTGGCCTTAGCGTCTACCGTGGCGGCCGACGGCCTGCGCGGGGATGCGGAGCCCTGGACGTTAGCGGTGGGCGTGCCGCTCGGGTGGTATCAGGCGGAGCGACAGGCACTGCAACAGCAGCTCCACGGCACGGGATCGGTGAACGGCATCCCGTTGACGATCTCCCGCGTGGTCGTCTATCCCCAAGGCATGGCGGCGGCGCTGAGTCTCATGACGCCCGCATCGGAGCCAGGACTGTATGGCATTGTGGATGTTGGGTACGGGACGACGGAATATGTGGTCGTCGAATGGAGTCGGCAGGGATTGCGGGTCACGGCGGATCCGGCAGGCACGTGGGACATTGGCACGCGGAACTTGGCCCTGCACGTGGCCGCGCAAGTTCGGGCCGAAACGGGCGTGGCGTTGTGGCCCGAAGATGTGGATCACCAAACCCAGATCGTGATTCGAGGCCGAGACGTAGACTTGGCCCGGTATCAAGCGCGGGCGTTACGGGCGTGGCAAGCCACGATGCGGGATTATCTCGACGCCGCGTGGTCGGCGGTTTTGCCCCGAATGCGCCGGTGTTGGGTGATCGGAGGCGGAGCCACGGCTCTCCGGGACGTGGTCGTGGCAGGGATGCCCTTGACGGTGGCAGCCGATCCGCAGTGGGCCAACGTGCTCGGGTATTACGCGGCGATCCAGGCGGAAGGAGCCTAA